The proteins below come from a single Leifsonia sp. 1010 genomic window:
- a CDS encoding methyltransferase, with amino-acid sequence MTSATPDFPYDRLRRRPDVEAPNLFAADAADRLLSDLAGDAVLQPGLVVIGDGYGALTLAAAARGAHDIRVHQDALTGERALDANAAELGLTGTYEHRPLDETLVRGARTVLLRLPRSLDALAEIATLIAEHARADVVVYAGGMLKHMTTAMNDVLAEVFGSVEASLARQKARVLTAREPHPAAATVLDRWPERARDAATGLWVCAHGAAFAGPSIDIGTRFLLGVLDAAVPEARTAIDLGCGTGVIASALAVARPGLRVIATDQSAAAVASAAATATANGVAEQVTVVRDDGLSSQPDASADLVVLNPPFHIGGAVHTGIAHRLFAEAGRVLVPGGELWTVWNSHLGYRAALERAVGPTRQIARNPKFTVTASRKPA; translated from the coding sequence GTGACCTCCGCAACGCCCGACTTCCCGTACGACCGCCTGCGGCGGCGGCCGGACGTCGAGGCGCCGAACCTGTTCGCCGCGGACGCCGCCGACCGCCTGCTCTCGGACCTCGCCGGCGATGCGGTGCTACAACCGGGTCTCGTGGTGATCGGCGACGGTTACGGTGCGCTGACCCTCGCGGCCGCCGCGCGCGGCGCCCACGACATCCGCGTGCACCAGGACGCCCTGACCGGTGAGCGCGCCCTCGACGCGAACGCCGCCGAGCTGGGACTCACCGGCACGTACGAGCACCGGCCGCTCGATGAGACGCTCGTGCGCGGAGCGCGCACCGTCCTTCTCCGGCTGCCCCGCAGTCTGGACGCCCTGGCTGAGATCGCGACGTTGATCGCCGAGCACGCGCGGGCTGACGTGGTCGTCTACGCGGGCGGGATGCTGAAGCACATGACCACGGCGATGAACGACGTGCTCGCGGAGGTCTTCGGCTCCGTGGAGGCGTCGCTCGCGCGGCAGAAGGCGCGGGTGCTGACCGCGCGCGAGCCGCATCCCGCCGCCGCCACCGTGCTCGACCGCTGGCCGGAGCGCGCCCGTGATGCAGCCACGGGGCTGTGGGTGTGCGCGCATGGGGCGGCGTTCGCGGGCCCGTCGATCGACATCGGGACGCGCTTCCTTCTCGGAGTTCTGGATGCGGCGGTCCCGGAGGCGCGCACGGCGATCGACCTCGGCTGCGGGACGGGCGTGATCGCGTCGGCGCTCGCCGTTGCGCGACCGGGTCTGCGCGTCATCGCCACCGACCAGTCGGCGGCCGCGGTCGCGTCGGCCGCCGCGACCGCGACGGCCAACGGGGTCGCGGAGCAGGTCACCGTCGTCCGGGATGACGGGCTGTCGTCGCAGCCGGACGCCTCGGCGGACCTCGTGGTGCTGAACCCGCCGTTCCACATCGGAGGAGCCGTCCACACCGGGATCGCGCACCGGCTCTTCGCGGAGGCGGGCCGAGTGCTGGTGCCGGGCGGTGAGCTCTGGACGGTGTGGAACTCGCACCTCGGCTACCGCGCGGCGCTCGAGCGCGCGGTCGGCCCGACGCGGCAGATCGCCCGCAACCCGAAGTTCACGGTCACCGCGTCGCGCAAGCCGGCCTGA